From the Polaribacter gangjinensis genome, the window AAACTCGATGTTTCCTAATTGTTTTTTAGATTGCAAGTAGTTAATGTATTTTACATACTCTAAAGCGTCTTTTTCTTGCGAATATACAATTGCAATTTTTCCTGGTGTTGTCAATCTTTCAAGATTGCCTTTGATGTTCACTTTATCAATGCGTTTTTTGATGATTTCGTAACGGATATTGTAAGCGCCATCAACATCAAACTGTTTTTCATCCATTCTAAATTTTATGGACATGGGGTTGCTATGCACCAAAATTAAGGAGGCAACTTGCAAATCGTGTGTCATCTTTTTACGTTCTTCAAAGGCAATATTTTCCATTTCAACCATGGTTTGCAATTGCCACAATCGTAAGTTGTAGAGATAAATTTCGTTGAAAGAGGTATCTTTATTGATGGATTTTCCGATGTACATATTAAATTCAACGCCATCAGTTTTGTATCTTTCAAAATAATGAGGATACATTTGTTGCGCTTCTTTTTGTTTAGCATCTAAAAATTTTGCCAATCGGTTATTTAACAAATTGACACTATCTTCATAGGCTTTTCTTTGATCGTAAATGACACCTAAATCTGGATTTAATAGTTGTTTATATTGCTGAACTTTAGCTGTTAGCTGTTCATTTAACAGCTCAAGATGATTAAAAACTGGATAAATATCTTTCTTTAAAAATTCTAAAATGCTGATTTCATCTCCCGCTTTTAATTCACTTTCAACTTCATTTAGATAAGATGAAACACGAAACATCAATTCTTCGTAAATAGGTAATTTTTCAAAATCAAGCGCATTTTTTAAAACCTCAATAGCCACTTGAAGTTGTTTACTTAAATCTTTTTTGATAGCGATATTTCTAGCTTCTGATGAACCTTTAATGTCACTTTGACCAAATAAAGGATACACATCTTCAAAAATAATTTCATCTAATTTGGCATTTTCGCTGATTTGCGATTCAGCAAAAAATTTCTCTGCAGCATCATAAAAACGCCATTTTACAGCAGGATGAATGGCTGTATAATTTTCTTGAATGGTTGCTTCAAGCATATTTTGACGCTCTTCTGACATCCTTTTAACTGCCGTTTCAAAAACAGGAATGATGTCTTTTAGCTTATTGATATTTACTGAATTTAAATCGTAAGCTCTTGGACTTGCAATTTCTAATAATGCTAAATCTCCTTTTTTAGTAGCAGGAATCGGAATTAAAATGATGCTTCCAATGCCAAGTTGATGTATATTTTGATAAAATAAATTGTGATTTGTTTTGCTGCCATAAGCTTCAACATCAGAAATGATAAAAGTTTCGTGCTTTTGAAACACTTTTTCCATGATGCCTTTGCAAAAATAATTGCTGTCACATTTTATTTCTTCTTTGTTTTTTAGCAATAAACTGTTGGATGTTTTAACTACAGTTTCACAAATTTTACCGTTCTTTTTGTCGAAAATAGAGAATCCTAAAAGCAAATCTTTCAATCCATAAAAATCTCTAAAATTACTTTGAAGATTGAAAATGATTCCTTCTTTTCCGGAAAG encodes:
- a CDS encoding GAF domain-containing protein, producing the protein MLMFAPGILSQSSLPLQLHISFEKVFQAYQKYADTEFEKHPLHTIALEMKKVVNKNPALIEGFTDTTSIEKFKESINILLEPLFPEALLLNEIKAASIPFSFTTFKFSSRFKNIVENAGENFELTVRNFEDDGMYIMACTFILGAVYGYKIDMKRPFYFDIPDETTGTMKYYRAAFNADFSEIIPTEKAPKLTEEDFKTLLKNYHDISIWKEKFPPNSYIFKGFGLINLFDVTAEESISSIKANLLSGKEGIIFNLQSNFRDFYGLKDLLLGFSIFDKKNGKICETVVKTSNSLLLKNKEEIKCDSNYFCKGIMEKVFQKHETFIISDVEAYGSKTNHNLFYQNIHQLGIGSIILIPIPATKKGDLALLEIASPRAYDLNSVNINKLKDIIPVFETAVKRMSEERQNMLEATIQENYTAIHPAVKWRFYDAAEKFFAESQISENAKLDEIIFEDVYPLFGQSDIKGSSEARNIAIKKDLSKQLQVAIEVLKNALDFEKLPIYEELMFRVSSYLNEVESELKAGDEISILEFLKKDIYPVFNHLELLNEQLTAKVQQYKQLLNPDLGVIYDQRKAYEDSVNLLNNRLAKFLDAKQKEAQQMYPHYFERYKTDGVEFNMYIGKSINKDTSFNEIYLYNLRLWQLQTMVEMENIAFEERKKMTHDLQVASLILVHSNPMSIKFRMDEKQFDVDGAYNIRYEIIKKRIDKVNIKGNLERLTTPGKIAIVYSQEKDALEYVKYINYLQSKKQLGNIEFLELEDLQGVAGLKALRVEVLYQKDFNEKKTITFNDLLKEIAN